A stretch of DNA from Desulfovibrio gilichinskyi:
AGGCAGGATTAATACTGCGAAACTGTTTCCGGAAGCAGTTCAATAAGTTTATCTGCTATTTGTTCCGAACCATAAAACGAACTGTCTATTGCAACATGGTAATTTGTGGAATCTTTCCAGTTTTCACCGGTATACTTTTTACAGTAGTTCGCGCGTTCGCGGTCCAGTTTTTCTATTTCTTCATTTGAAATTACCGAGTCAACGCCATATTCATTAATAATTTTCGATTTACGGTACTCTTTACCAGCATGGATGAATACGTTGAAACAGTTCGGGTTGTCCTTCAAAATATAGTTCGCACAGCGTCCTACAATTACACATGGACCTTTGGAACTGATGTTTCGGATGATTTTACTTTGTACCAAGAACAGAACATCTGACGGAGGCATTTCGTCTTTTACATATGCATAGTTTTGCATGTAAAGTTCTTCAAGCAAAGATCCTGCAAGTTTCTGTTCATTTTCTTGAATATATTCTGCTGTAAACCCACTTTCTTCTGCGGTGATATTAATCAGTTCTTTATCATAAAAAGGGATTCCCAGTTTTTTGGCGATTTCCTGACCTATTTTATGCCCGCAGCTACCGTACTCACGAGAAATTGTGATAACTCGAAAGTCGCCGGATGTTTCCGGCAGTTTCTCAAGTATTTCTGCATCTGCCTCGTATCCAAGCCATGAATCAAGTATATGAATTTTGTTGTTATAGAATTTAACCAGAGAGCCTACCAACAGTGCCGCCACGACTGTTCCTTCGCGTACTCCTTCCAGTCGGTGCAATAAGATGAAAGAACTGATTATACCGATGGTGACCATTGAGCTGTCAAATCCGACTTTAATTTTGCCGAATTCTTTCTTATAAGTGTCTGTAATAACAACAGCTAAGCCGTCACCGGGGAGATATGTAAGGTTGGCTTTAACAAGTAGGAATATGCCGAATGCAATAACCACGCAGCTGAGAAGACACCAAAATACCTGCCATATATAAGTAGGAGCATTTAGTTCTGCAATAAGATACATGGCAAAGTCGATACAAAACCCAAATACAGTTATTGCCAATAGTTGTGATAAATGAAGAAGAGTGTATTTTTTCCGTAAAATTAAAAATTGACCGATCACAAACAGAATATTCATGAGTATGGTCAGTTCGCCGATAGATAGATTAAATTTCAGGCTGTAAATATATGGAATGCACGATATAGGCGAAACACCTAAATTTGCCTTAACTGACAGGGCTACGCCTAGCGCCATTATAAAAAGCCCTAAAATTACTAAAAAAAATCTTTTAATTATATTAATTTTTGGCACGTATTTACCTTAATAAAAGCATAGGCTTAAATGCCTTTGAGTTCGTTGTTAGATATATGACAAGATAAATTGTCTACGATTTTATTAAGTATACCCATAAGCCGCAGCCTGTCTTTTACACTTTCCAACTCCTTGACTGGGCAATAAATTTTGGTGTCATGGTTGTCAAGTTGATTGGCAGTGGATTTGCTACGCAGTCATTTGATAGACGGCTGGGTGAATGGGTGAGGTCTCCGTCATTATTCTGCTTGACGCGCATATTTTTGTAGGGCAATTATTGTTCAACAATTTTTGTATTACAATCTTTGTTCAACAATAATAGAACGCTGCCGGGCATTTCTGAAAGTCGGAAATATGATGTTCAGCGAGAAATATAACCCTGAATTTTCGGAACAGATATGGAAACACAAGATAGAATTATCCCTCTCCGTCATTACGGCCGCTGGTTTTCAGGAGCTGTACTGATCGTCCTGATGGGGCTGATCATACAGGCTTTCATTGTAGGGCAGATTGACTGGCCCGTGGTCGGTGAGTTTTTCTTTTCGCCTGCGCTTATAAAAGGTTTGGGGAATACCCTGCTGATAACATTCTGCTCTATGATTATCGGTTTGATTCTGGGAGTAGTTTTTGCCGTTATGCGTTTGTCGCAAAATCCTGTGGCTCGGATGGTGGCCGGTCTGTATATCTGGCTGTTCCGTGGAGCTCCGGTCTATTTGCAACTGCTTATATGGTTTAATCTGGCGCTGATTTTTCCGGTAGTTCATCTGGGGTTTGCGGAATACAGAATGGTAGATCTGATGACTCCGTTTATTGCCGCTCTGCTGGGTCTCGGTCTTAATGAAGGCGCATATATGACAGAGATCGTGCGCGGCGGCATTTTGTCTGTTGATAAAGGGCAGGTCGATGCCGCCACAACTTTAGGCATGACGCGCCTTGTTGCCATGCGTCGCATTGTTTTGCCTCAAGCTATGCGCGTGATTGTTCCGCCTGTTGGAAATGAATTTATAGGTCTTCTTAAAACTTCATCTATGGCCAGTGCTATTGCCTTTACCGAACTGCTGCACAGGGCGCAGCTTATTTATTTTGTAAATGCAAAAGTTATGGAATTATTGCTGGTTGCCACCGGTTGGTATCTTATTGTTGTAACCATACTCAGCATTATTCAGGTCGGTATTGAGCGGTACTTTGACCGTGGTCAGAATATTACTGCAAAGCGTGGTATCTTAGATATTTTCAAATCGATTACCTTTTTTAAAAGACAACAGGTGAGAGTTTAGTCATGTCCCAAACCATACCGATGCTCAGAGTTAATAACGTTCATAAGTCATATGGTGAAAATGAGATTTTGAAGGGCATTAATTTAGAAGTGAATAAAGGTGAAGTTCTGTGTCTTCTCGGACCTTCAGGTTCCGGTAAAAGCACGCTTTTGCGTTGTATAAATCACTTGGAAAAAATTAATTCCGGCAGAATTTATATCGGCGATAAGCTTGTCGGTGCCCGTGAGCGGAACGGCTTATTATATGAAAAAAATGAGAAAGACATTTGCAAGATGCGGGTTAAGATCGGGATGGTTTTTCAAAATTTTAATCTGTTTCCGCATATGACAGTACTAGAAAATCTTATTGAAGGTCC
This window harbors:
- a CDS encoding cytidylate kinase family protein encodes the protein MPKINIIKRFFLVILGLFIMALGVALSVKANLGVSPISCIPYIYSLKFNLSIGELTILMNILFVIGQFLILRKKYTLLHLSQLLAITVFGFCIDFAMYLIAELNAPTYIWQVFWCLLSCVVIAFGIFLLVKANLTYLPGDGLAVVITDTYKKEFGKIKVGFDSSMVTIGIISSFILLHRLEGVREGTVVAALLVGSLVKFYNNKIHILDSWLGYEADAEILEKLPETSGDFRVITISREYGSCGHKIGQEIAKKLGIPFYDKELINITAEESGFTAEYIQENEQKLAGSLLEELYMQNYAYVKDEMPPSDVLFLVQSKIIRNISSKGPCVIVGRCANYILKDNPNCFNVFIHAGKEYRKSKIINEYGVDSVISNEEIEKLDRERANYCKKYTGENWKDSTNYHVAIDSSFYGSEQIADKLIELLPETVSQY
- a CDS encoding amino acid ABC transporter permease, which produces METQDRIIPLRHYGRWFSGAVLIVLMGLIIQAFIVGQIDWPVVGEFFFSPALIKGLGNTLLITFCSMIIGLILGVVFAVMRLSQNPVARMVAGLYIWLFRGAPVYLQLLIWFNLALIFPVVHLGFAEYRMVDLMTPFIAALLGLGLNEGAYMTEIVRGGILSVDKGQVDAATTLGMTRLVAMRRIVLPQAMRVIVPPVGNEFIGLLKTSSMASAIAFTELLHRAQLIYFVNAKVMELLLVATGWYLIVVTILSIIQVGIERYFDRGQNITAKRGILDIFKSITFFKRQQVRV